In Pedobacter sp. W3I1, one DNA window encodes the following:
- the fucP gene encoding L-fucose:H+ symporter permease, with protein MTNEPINTQSEIITEGDSSSGKKYLLPFILVISLFFLWGMAHNLDSILIPHLKKACNLNNKQSTLIDTSVFFAYFLMAIPAGMVLKKWGYKATMISGLLAFAFGAFLFVPAANNLSYITFLIALFIIGCGLTMLETSANPYAAVLGDPAKATSRLNLAASFNGLAAMVAPMIGGLFILSGKSHTKEELAAMTDAGRNSYFLEEAASVKTPYITLGIILLVIAAVFYFIHLPEIKTKSIDGEAKGSFFGALRHKHLKWAVVAQFFYVGAQVCVTSFFIRMAQQGGGFDEKTAASYLVVYGFLFTAGRFAGTALLQFISSNKLLTIYAIISILLCLVAILGKGSYVVYALGAIGFFMSIMFPTIFALGIEGIGDDTKPGSSWLIMSIVGGAILPFGMGSLIDMYGDNIQIGYSIPLVCFLVILYFGLKGYKISHK; from the coding sequence ATGACTAATGAACCAATAAACACACAGTCAGAAATTATAACTGAGGGCGATTCGTCATCAGGAAAGAAATATTTATTACCATTCATACTCGTAATCAGCTTGTTTTTTCTTTGGGGAATGGCACATAATCTCGATTCGATTCTGATTCCGCATCTAAAAAAAGCCTGTAATTTAAATAATAAGCAATCGACTTTGATTGATACCTCGGTTTTCTTCGCCTATTTCTTAATGGCTATTCCAGCTGGAATGGTTTTGAAAAAATGGGGATATAAAGCTACTATGATTTCAGGTTTGCTGGCTTTTGCTTTCGGTGCGTTTTTATTTGTTCCAGCTGCCAATAACCTGTCGTACATTACATTTTTAATTGCGCTTTTCATTATTGGTTGCGGTTTAACCATGCTCGAAACTTCTGCAAATCCTTATGCTGCAGTATTGGGAGACCCTGCAAAAGCAACAAGCAGATTAAATCTTGCTGCATCTTTCAACGGACTGGCAGCAATGGTTGCACCAATGATCGGTGGACTGTTTATTCTTTCAGGTAAATCACACACTAAAGAAGAATTGGCAGCCATGACGGATGCAGGTAGAAACAGTTATTTCTTGGAAGAGGCCGCCTCAGTTAAAACACCATACATCACCTTAGGGATTATTTTATTGGTAATAGCTGCTGTATTTTACTTTATCCACCTTCCAGAAATTAAAACAAAAAGTATAGATGGCGAAGCTAAAGGGAGTTTTTTTGGCGCACTACGGCACAAACATTTAAAATGGGCGGTTGTTGCTCAGTTTTTCTATGTTGGTGCACAGGTTTGCGTAACCAGTTTCTTCATTAGAATGGCGCAACAGGGCGGAGGTTTTGATGAAAAAACCGCTGCATCATATTTGGTAGTTTATGGATTTCTATTTACCGCAGGCCGTTTTGCAGGAACAGCGCTTTTGCAATTTATATCATCAAATAAATTGCTCACCATTTATGCTATAATCTCCATTTTATTGTGTTTGGTGGCCATTTTAGGCAAAGGTTCTTATGTAGTTTATGCGCTGGGTGCAATAGGCTTTTTTATGTCGATTATGTTCCCAACCATTTTCGCGTTAGGAATAGAGGGGATAGGCGATGATACCAAGCCAGGCTCATCATGGTTAATCATGTCGATTGTAGGCGGTGCAATTTTACCGTTTGGAATGGGAAGTTTAATCGATATGTATGGAGATAATATTCAGATCGGTTACAGTATTCCGCTGGTATGTTTTCTGGTTATTCTCTATTTTGGCTTAAAAGGTTATAAAATCTCACACAAATAA
- a CDS encoding MaoC/PaaZ C-terminal domain-containing protein, giving the protein MYFKSTFFEDYQLQDKRVTLGRTITETDFVVHAGHTGDFFPHHMDAEWCATQPFKQRIAHGTMIFSIGIGLTASEINPEAMSKGYDKLRFVKPVFIGDTIHSEITISEKGESKRPEYGTVTEHVEIINQHGEVVLVCDHLLVVKKKVH; this is encoded by the coding sequence ATGTATTTCAAATCAACATTTTTTGAAGATTATCAATTACAGGATAAACGTGTAACCTTAGGTCGCACCATAACAGAAACCGATTTTGTGGTTCATGCAGGTCATACCGGCGATTTCTTTCCGCACCATATGGATGCAGAATGGTGTGCAACACAACCGTTTAAACAAAGAATAGCCCACGGAACGATGATTTTTAGCATTGGGATCGGTTTAACTGCATCAGAAATTAATCCGGAGGCCATGAGTAAAGGATATGATAAACTGCGTTTCGTAAAACCCGTTTTCATCGGCGATACCATTCATTCCGAAATAACTATTTCAGAAAAAGGAGAGAGCAAAAGACCAGAATATGGCACCGTAACCGAGCACGTAGAAATCATTAACCAGCATGGAGAAGTGGTATTAGTATGCGACCATCTTTTGGTGGTGAAGAAAAAGGTCCATTAG
- a CDS encoding Gfo/Idh/MocA family protein: MSIDIKYKPELPETKQPIIIIGAGGIVADAHLPAYKIAGFEVHGIVNRTKERAQKLADTFGIPNVYNSVAEAVKLAPANTVYDLTIMPEQYIETLQQLPDGSAVLIQKPMGDDFTQAKEILELCRTKNLKAAINFQLRFAPFVSAAKYLIDKCLIGQLYDMEVRVTIKTPWEIFPHVIIHPRLEIQYHSIHYVDLIRSFLGNPESVLAKTLKHPAKNLSSSRSTILFDYGDTMHAVINTNHDHDFGPNHQESYIKWEGTKGAIVAKIGLLMDYPHGVPDVFEYCIIENGKQAEWQTVKLEGSWFPEAFIGTMANLMRYNEGSTDVLHTSVEDVIQTMAVVESAYQSSDIGGVKVKEKLNN, encoded by the coding sequence ATGAGTATTGATATAAAATATAAGCCAGAGTTACCAGAAACCAAACAACCCATCATCATTATAGGTGCTGGTGGTATTGTGGCCGACGCACACTTGCCTGCCTATAAAATTGCCGGTTTTGAAGTGCATGGCATTGTAAACCGAACCAAAGAAAGGGCGCAGAAACTGGCAGATACTTTTGGCATTCCAAACGTTTATAATTCGGTGGCTGAGGCCGTAAAACTGGCTCCTGCAAACACCGTTTACGATTTAACCATCATGCCTGAACAGTATATTGAAACACTACAACAGTTACCCGATGGGAGTGCTGTATTGATTCAAAAACCAATGGGCGATGATTTTACACAGGCAAAGGAAATTCTCGAATTATGTAGAACAAAAAACTTAAAAGCGGCCATCAACTTTCAATTGCGCTTTGCACCATTTGTAAGTGCGGCAAAATACCTGATTGATAAATGTTTAATTGGCCAATTATACGATATGGAAGTCCGCGTAACGATTAAAACACCCTGGGAAATTTTCCCTCATGTGATTATTCATCCGCGTTTAGAAATCCAGTACCATAGCATTCACTATGTGGATTTAATCCGTTCTTTTTTGGGCAATCCGGAAAGTGTTCTGGCCAAAACATTAAAACATCCTGCAAAGAATTTATCATCATCCCGCTCAACCATTTTATTCGATTACGGCGATACCATGCATGCGGTAATTAACACCAATCATGATCACGATTTCGGTCCCAATCACCAGGAAAGTTATATTAAATGGGAGGGAACAAAAGGTGCAATTGTAGCCAAAATTGGCTTGTTAATGGATTACCCTCATGGTGTACCTGATGTTTTTGAATATTGTATTATAGAAAATGGAAAACAAGCCGAATGGCAAACAGTAAAACTGGAAGGTTCCTGGTTTCCGGAAGCTTTTATTGGCACAATGGCCAATTTAATGCGGTATAATGAAGGTTCAACCGATGTTTTGCATACCAGTGTTGAAGATGTAATTCAAACCATGGCAGTTGTAGAAAGTGCCTACCAATCGAGTGATATTGGTGGGGTAAAGGTTAAAGAAAAATTAAATAATTAA
- a CDS encoding extracellular solute-binding protein: MHNQIEPFRIAVRKFAPFESAMQKFWEQYCMVSGCKLKLEMVVMDLHELYDRTITKKGLANGDFDIAHISTDCVLEGYTNQDFEVLNPFINKNKPDDFPRGWSKSLLSLQRFGWEIVGLPFHDGPECFIYRKDLFENETEKANYLAQYGKALAVPGTWEDFHQIARFFTRPQDNLYGTIFACYPDGHNTVFDFCLQLWTRGGTLVDKHDHIQINTQAAIDGLNFYRTIVNDKTAVHPKSAEFESVAAGMAFSQGEAAMMINWFGFAAMCEVDANSKVKGKIDVEPLPSAIDEKSASLNVYWLYTIAKGSKNKDIAYDFLRFALAKEQDKQLTLEGGIGCRISTWKDEEINKIIPYYHKLEVLHEVANMLPQKTNWAAIAAIIDQMVLQAINTDRPTEELIQLAQNQINEIDK, from the coding sequence ATGCATAACCAGATAGAACCTTTCAGAATAGCCGTTCGTAAATTTGCACCCTTTGAATCTGCCATGCAGAAATTTTGGGAGCAATATTGCATGGTTTCGGGTTGCAAGCTGAAATTGGAAATGGTGGTAATGGATCTACACGAGCTTTACGACCGTACGATTACCAAAAAAGGTTTAGCTAATGGCGACTTTGATATTGCACATATCAGCACCGATTGTGTTTTGGAAGGTTATACCAACCAGGATTTCGAGGTTTTAAATCCTTTTATCAACAAAAACAAACCAGATGATTTTCCGAGGGGATGGAGCAAGTCGCTGTTAAGTTTACAGCGTTTTGGTTGGGAAATAGTTGGGTTGCCTTTTCATGATGGCCCCGAATGTTTTATTTACCGCAAAGATCTGTTTGAAAACGAAACCGAAAAAGCCAATTATTTAGCGCAATACGGAAAAGCTTTAGCCGTACCCGGAACCTGGGAAGATTTTCATCAGATTGCCAGGTTCTTCACTCGCCCTCAAGATAACCTTTACGGAACTATTTTCGCCTGTTATCCTGACGGCCATAATACCGTTTTTGATTTTTGCCTGCAATTGTGGACCAGAGGTGGAACATTAGTCGATAAACATGACCATATCCAGATCAATACACAAGCAGCAATTGATGGCCTTAATTTCTATCGTACAATTGTTAATGATAAAACCGCCGTTCATCCTAAATCAGCAGAGTTTGAATCTGTAGCCGCCGGAATGGCCTTTTCGCAAGGCGAAGCAGCGATGATGATCAATTGGTTTGGTTTTGCTGCCATGTGCGAAGTGGATGCAAATTCAAAGGTGAAAGGCAAAATCGATGTGGAGCCCTTACCTTCTGCCATTGATGAAAAATCAGCTTCTCTAAACGTTTACTGGCTTTATACCATTGCTAAGGGGAGTAAAAATAAAGATATCGCGTATGATTTTCTTCGTTTTGCCTTAGCCAAAGAGCAGGACAAACAACTCACCTTAGAAGGCGGAATTGGTTGCCGGATTTCAACCTGGAAAGATGAAGAAATCAACAAAATAATTCCTTATTACCATAAACTGGAAGTTTTACATGAGGTGGCAAATATGTTGCCCCAGAAGACAAATTGGGCTGCAATTGCGGCAATAATCGATCAGATGGTTTTGCAGGCCATAAATACTGATCGACCTACAGAAGAATTGATTCAGCTTGCGCAGAACCAGATTAACGAGATTGACAAATGA
- a CDS encoding CaiB/BaiF CoA-transferase family protein: protein MKPLEDFLVIDFSQFLSGPSAGLRLADMGARVIKIERLGVGDICRTLYTSNLIMNGESSVFHAINRNKESFEVDLKSEEDCEMVRELLKKADVMIHNFRPGVMERLGFDYQSVTALNPSIIYGEISGYGTATEWKNKPGQDLLLQSVTGLTSLTGNADSGPVAMGLSIVDMLAGAHLAQGLLACLYRKAIKNEGGFVQVSMMESAYDFQFETITTFMNDGGSLPERSKKNNANAYLGAPYGIYQTENGYLALAMGSIPQLGHLLACDKLEDYVEVSEAFDKRDEIKAILAEHLLSASTENWLSILEPADIWCADVLNWNALMAHDGFKVLNMIQEVEMIDGYKYKTTRCPIRIDGELLTSSKGSPKLGQDNEKIIEEFITQHTTANA from the coding sequence ATGAAACCGCTTGAAGATTTTTTAGTTATCGATTTCAGCCAGTTTCTTTCTGGCCCATCGGCAGGTTTGCGCCTGGCCGATATGGGTGCCCGTGTAATCAAAATTGAGCGTTTAGGTGTTGGCGATATCTGCCGTACGCTCTATACCTCGAACCTGATTATGAATGGCGAATCGTCGGTTTTTCATGCCATCAATAGAAATAAGGAGAGTTTTGAAGTTGACTTAAAAAGTGAAGAGGATTGCGAAATGGTTCGCGAACTGCTGAAAAAAGCAGATGTAATGATTCATAACTTCCGTCCGGGCGTAATGGAGCGTTTAGGTTTCGATTATCAATCGGTTACCGCTTTAAATCCTTCCATTATTTATGGAGAAATTTCAGGTTATGGAACCGCTACTGAGTGGAAAAATAAACCAGGTCAGGATCTGCTCTTACAATCCGTTACTGGCCTCACTTCATTAACAGGAAATGCCGATAGCGGTCCTGTTGCCATGGGTTTATCCATTGTAGATATGTTGGCTGGCGCGCATTTAGCACAAGGGCTTTTAGCCTGCTTGTATCGTAAAGCCATAAAAAACGAGGGTGGCTTTGTGCAGGTAAGCATGATGGAATCGGCCTACGATTTCCAGTTTGAAACCATTACCACCTTTATGAATGATGGTGGAAGCTTACCTGAACGTTCAAAAAAGAACAATGCAAACGCATATTTAGGCGCTCCTTATGGTATTTATCAAACAGAAAACGGATATTTAGCCTTAGCGATGGGTTCAATCCCTCAACTCGGCCATTTGCTTGCTTGCGATAAACTCGAAGATTATGTTGAAGTAAGCGAAGCATTTGATAAACGGGATGAGATTAAGGCGATTTTAGCCGAACATCTTTTATCTGCAAGCACTGAAAACTGGCTTTCCATACTGGAACCAGCTGATATTTGGTGTGCCGATGTTTTAAACTGGAATGCGCTGATGGCGCACGATGGTTTTAAGGTTTTGAACATGATACAGGAAGTGGAAATGATAGATGGTTACAAATATAAAACCACCAGATGCCCAATCCGTATTGATGGCGAGTTGCTTACCTCATCAAAAGGTTCGCCTAAACTAGGGCAGGATAATGAGAAAATTATTGAAGAATTTATAACACAGCATACAACTGCAAATGCATAA
- a CDS encoding CaiB/BaiF CoA-transferase family protein — MNRPLEGLLVLEFCQFLAGPSAGLKLADLGARVIKIERPKTGDACRQLSIKNLFVDEDSLLFHTINRNKESYAADLKNPEDLKRLKKLISKADVMTHNFRPGVMEKIGLDYETVQNINPKIVYGVVTGYGNEGPWKNKPGQDLLVQSVSGLTFLSGVDVDGPVPFGLSVSDIMCGNHLAQGIMAALIKRAKTNKSVLVEVSLLESILDVQFEVLTTYLNDGGKLPDRSGAKGSAHAYLSAPYGMYETADGYIAMAMGNLPNICAIINCDITDLYVEAGSAFENRDKLIVRLAATFKKENTNTWLELLENHGIWCAEVLNYQTATVLSTYKNLDIEQQLNLDGGKTIKTTVSPIRLDNEKLFASKAAPKLGGDTSDINKEFELS; from the coding sequence ATGAACAGGCCATTAGAAGGACTTTTGGTTTTGGAGTTTTGCCAGTTTTTGGCAGGACCATCAGCCGGCTTAAAGCTGGCTGATTTAGGCGCACGTGTGATTAAAATTGAGCGGCCAAAAACAGGCGACGCTTGTAGACAACTATCTATTAAAAATCTTTTTGTAGACGAAGATAGTTTGCTTTTTCATACCATAAACCGCAATAAAGAAAGCTACGCTGCAGATTTAAAGAATCCTGAAGATTTAAAAAGATTAAAAAAGCTCATTAGCAAGGCTGATGTAATGACGCATAATTTCCGTCCGGGTGTAATGGAAAAAATTGGGTTGGATTATGAAACAGTACAAAATATTAATCCTAAAATCGTTTATGGAGTGGTAACGGGTTATGGAAATGAAGGACCCTGGAAAAATAAGCCCGGTCAGGACTTATTAGTTCAATCCGTCTCAGGTCTTACTTTTTTATCAGGCGTTGATGTAGACGGACCTGTTCCATTTGGCCTTTCCGTTTCTGATATCATGTGCGGAAACCATTTAGCACAAGGAATAATGGCTGCTTTAATCAAAAGAGCCAAAACCAACAAGAGTGTTTTGGTCGAAGTAAGCTTACTGGAATCAATCTTAGATGTACAATTTGAGGTATTAACCACTTACCTAAACGATGGTGGAAAATTACCTGATAGAAGCGGGGCGAAGGGAAGTGCACACGCCTACTTAAGTGCACCTTATGGCATGTACGAAACCGCCGATGGCTATATTGCAATGGCAATGGGCAATCTTCCCAATATCTGTGCAATCATAAATTGCGATATTACTGATTTGTATGTAGAAGCAGGATCGGCCTTTGAAAATCGTGATAAATTGATTGTCCGTTTGGCTGCAACTTTTAAAAAGGAAAACACTAATACCTGGCTGGAGCTATTAGAAAATCACGGAATCTGGTGTGCTGAAGTTTTAAATTATCAAACGGCAACAGTTTTGAGCACTTACAAAAACCTTGATATAGAGCAGCAATTGAACTTAGATGGAGGCAAAACAATCAAGACAACTGTTAGCCCGATCCGTTTGGATAACGAGAAGTTATTTGCATCGAAAGCTGCACCAAAACTTGGGGGGGATACTTCAGATATTAATAAAGAGTTTGAATTAAGTTAA
- a CDS encoding ABC transporter substrate-binding protein gives MQKTINLKGITWNHSRGLLPMVATAQRFSELHPNVHITWEKRSLQQFADFSIQELAERFDLLVIDHPWAGFAAKTKSIVPLDVYLSDEYLKDQEENSVGQSYESYFYDDHLWALPIDAATPVAASRPDLLAEKGWQLPKSFDDLLALADKGLVAFAGIPIDVLMNFYTLCCSLGEDPCQNDEEVVSTETGVKVLKMYRELAAKMDKANFNRNPIQVYEAMTLTDEIAYCPFAYGYSNYSRNGYARKTLHFHDMISLNGKTNLRSTLGGTGLAISAKCEAIDVAAKYVEFVGSPTCQSTLFFESGGQPGHLAAWKNEEVNRQSQHYFLNTLPALQRAFLRPRYHGSMYFQDHAGDVIRDYLMNGGDEIQVLTAMNVLYQKSKSLVLS, from the coding sequence GTGCAGAAGACGATTAATTTAAAAGGAATAACCTGGAACCACAGTCGTGGTCTTTTACCTATGGTGGCAACGGCACAGCGGTTCTCTGAATTGCATCCAAATGTTCACATCACCTGGGAAAAAAGAAGTTTGCAGCAATTTGCCGATTTTTCGATCCAGGAATTGGCAGAACGTTTCGACTTGCTGGTTATCGACCATCCCTGGGCAGGTTTTGCCGCTAAAACAAAATCTATTGTGCCTTTGGATGTTTACCTTTCTGATGAATATTTAAAAGATCAGGAAGAAAATTCTGTCGGCCAATCTTACGAGAGTTACTTCTATGATGACCATTTATGGGCTTTGCCTATAGATGCTGCAACACCTGTAGCTGCTTCAAGGCCAGATTTGCTTGCTGAAAAAGGATGGCAACTGCCTAAATCTTTCGACGATTTATTGGCACTTGCTGATAAGGGTTTAGTAGCCTTTGCAGGCATTCCAATTGACGTTTTAATGAATTTTTATACGCTTTGCTGTTCCTTAGGCGAAGACCCTTGCCAAAATGATGAAGAAGTTGTTTCAACAGAAACAGGGGTTAAAGTTTTGAAAATGTATCGCGAATTGGCTGCAAAGATGGATAAAGCAAACTTCAACAGAAATCCCATTCAGGTGTATGAAGCGATGACTTTAACCGATGAAATTGCTTATTGTCCATTCGCTTATGGCTATTCAAACTATTCGCGTAACGGTTATGCCCGCAAAACCTTGCATTTTCACGATATGATTAGTTTAAATGGAAAAACCAACCTCAGAAGCACCTTGGGCGGTACCGGTTTAGCAATCTCCGCTAAATGTGAAGCAATTGATGTTGCTGCTAAATATGTAGAATTTGTGGGTTCACCAACTTGCCAATCGACTTTGTTTTTTGAAAGCGGTGGCCAGCCAGGGCATTTAGCTGCCTGGAAAAACGAAGAAGTAAACCGCCAGAGTCAGCATTATTTCTTGAATACCTTACCTGCTTTACAAAGGGCATTTCTACGTCCACGGTACCATGGTTCAATGTATTTTCAAGACCATGCAGGTGATGTTATTCGCGATTATTTAATGAACGGTGGAGATGAAATTCAGGTTTTAACAGCCATGAATGTATTATATCAGAAATCTAAAAGCTTGGTATTATCATGA
- a CDS encoding glycoside hydrolase family 2 TIM barrel-domain containing protein: MKKPQFKYRIFGLTLLMAMSLGVISTEAKRNGEIFELSCSNYDKDFSTTVEMTAAVKKPSAEPRTRISFNKNWKFFLGDEPDAKSPTYNDLKWRKLTLPHDWSIEGKFDEKNPAKPEGGGLPTGIGWYRKEFTAPANFKNRIISIEFDGVYKNSEVWINGQYLGKRPYGYSSFSYEISKYLKAGKNSIAVKVDNSAQPDSRWYSGSGIYRNVWLTSAAAVSVKRNGVYVKTTVTSGDRGQSFENRNLSPGESAALIGVDIELENKFNTKGKYKILTTIFDDKGAKLQQKQWPMAVDQNTLKLVTNGLSIANPKLWSVNQPVMYKLVTEIVQADGKIIDRYTTPFGIRDFNFDAQKGFSLNGKPMKILGVCLHHDLGALGAAVNVRAMERQLEIMKAMGVNAIRTAHNPPAPEFLDLCDKMGFLVMDEAFDMWVKKKTKNDYHLNFPEWHRSDLEEMIKRDRNHPSIILWSIGNEIREQFDSTGIAITKELVGIVKNLDKTRPVISALTETKAEKNFIYQANALDIYGLNYNHKLYKDFPKNYPGVKFLATETTSALETRGFYDTADTIRRWPRDGKTKFTEGNSEWSASAYDNVSAYWGSTHEETWAAAKKYDHVSGLFVWTGFDYLGEPLPYPWPARSSYFGIVDLAGFPKDSYYMYQSEWTNKPVLHILPHWNWKQGKSVEVWAYYNNADEVELYLNGKSLGKKSKQGDELHVLWNVNFEPGTLKAVSRKNGREVLIREVKTAGDPVKIELIADRKNIKADGKDLSFVTVRILDAAGNVVPNADNLVDFKVDGVGFIAGVDNGFQASLEPFKADYRKAFHGLCLAILQSTEKTGTIKLTATSAGLVSSSIIINTGK, from the coding sequence ATGAAGAAGCCCCAATTTAAATATAGAATTTTTGGTTTGACGCTTTTGATGGCGATGTCTTTGGGCGTCATTTCGACTGAAGCGAAGAGAAATGGAGAAATCTTTGAACTTAGTTGCAGCAATTACGACAAAGATTTCTCCACTACGGTCGAAATGACGGCGGCAGTAAAGAAGCCAAGCGCTGAACCCCGTACCAGAATTAGCTTTAACAAAAACTGGAAATTCTTCCTAGGTGATGAACCAGACGCTAAATCTCCAACATACAATGATCTTAAATGGCGAAAACTCACCTTACCGCACGATTGGAGTATAGAAGGTAAATTTGATGAGAAAAACCCTGCAAAACCAGAAGGCGGAGGTTTACCTACTGGTATAGGCTGGTACAGAAAGGAATTTACAGCGCCTGCTAATTTCAAAAACAGAATCATCAGCATCGAATTTGATGGCGTATATAAAAACAGCGAAGTTTGGATCAATGGTCAGTATCTGGGCAAAAGACCTTATGGCTACAGCTCTTTTTCTTATGAGATTAGCAAATATTTAAAAGCTGGAAAAAATAGTATTGCGGTTAAAGTAGATAACTCCGCTCAACCAGATTCGCGTTGGTACTCCGGCTCAGGAATTTATAGAAATGTATGGTTAACATCAGCTGCTGCCGTTTCAGTAAAACGCAATGGTGTTTACGTGAAAACTACTGTAACTAGTGGCGACAGAGGTCAAAGCTTTGAAAACAGGAATTTATCTCCTGGTGAAAGTGCTGCATTAATTGGTGTTGATATCGAACTCGAAAATAAATTCAACACAAAGGGGAAATATAAAATACTAACCACCATTTTCGATGATAAAGGAGCTAAACTTCAGCAAAAACAATGGCCAATGGCAGTTGATCAAAATACGCTGAAGTTAGTCACAAATGGTTTGTCTATTGCAAACCCGAAGTTATGGTCAGTTAATCAACCGGTGATGTACAAGCTGGTTACAGAGATTGTGCAAGCTGATGGGAAAATTATCGACCGTTATACTACACCATTTGGAATTCGCGACTTTAACTTCGACGCACAAAAAGGCTTTTCCTTAAACGGGAAACCGATGAAAATATTAGGCGTTTGCTTGCACCACGATCTTGGTGCCTTGGGTGCTGCAGTAAATGTGCGTGCCATGGAACGCCAATTGGAAATCATGAAAGCAATGGGGGTGAATGCCATCCGTACCGCTCATAATCCACCAGCCCCTGAGTTTTTAGATTTATGCGACAAAATGGGCTTCCTGGTAATGGATGAGGCTTTTGATATGTGGGTAAAAAAGAAAACCAAAAATGATTATCATCTAAATTTCCCAGAATGGCACCGAAGTGATTTGGAGGAAATGATTAAGCGCGATCGCAACCATCCATCCATTATACTTTGGAGTATTGGTAACGAAATTCGTGAGCAGTTTGATAGTACTGGCATTGCGATTACAAAAGAGCTGGTTGGCATTGTTAAAAATTTAGACAAGACACGTCCGGTGATTTCAGCACTGACCGAAACAAAAGCTGAAAAAAACTTTATTTACCAGGCCAATGCGTTAGATATTTATGGCCTTAATTATAACCATAAACTTTATAAAGATTTCCCTAAAAATTATCCGGGCGTTAAATTTTTAGCAACAGAAACTACCTCAGCTTTAGAAACCAGGGGTTTTTACGATACTGCCGATACCATCCGCCGTTGGCCAAGAGACGGAAAAACAAAGTTTACCGAAGGCAATAGCGAGTGGTCGGCATCAGCTTACGATAATGTTTCGGCATATTGGGGTTCTACGCACGAAGAAACCTGGGCAGCCGCTAAAAAATACGATCATGTATCAGGCTTATTCGTTTGGACAGGTTTCGATTATCTGGGCGAACCGTTACCATATCCCTGGCCAGCCAGAAGTTCTTATTTCGGAATTGTCGATTTAGCAGGTTTTCCGAAAGATTCGTATTATATGTATCAGAGCGAGTGGACCAATAAACCCGTATTACACATTTTGCCACATTGGAACTGGAAACAGGGAAAATCGGTCGAAGTTTGGGCTTATTACAACAATGCTGATGAAGTAGAACTTTATCTGAATGGAAAATCCTTAGGCAAAAAATCAAAACAAGGCGATGAGCTGCATGTATTATGGAACGTGAACTTCGAACCAGGCACTTTAAAAGCTGTATCCCGTAAAAACGGAAGGGAAGTTTTAATACGTGAAGTGAAAACCGCGGGAGATCCGGTGAAAATCGAACTAATAGCTGATAGAAAGAACATTAAAGCTGATGGCAAGGATTTATCTTTTGTTACCGTCCGCATTTTAGATGCTGCAGGAAATGTAGTGCCGAACGCTGATAATTTAGTCGATTTTAAGGTAGATGGTGTTGGTTTTATTGCTGGTGTTGATAATGGGTTTCAGGCAAGCCTGGAGCCTTTCAAAGCCGATTACCGTAAAGCATTTCATGGGTTATGTTTAGCCATACTGCAATCAACAGAAAAAACAGGAACAATTAAATTAACAGCAACATCAGCAGGTTTGGTTTCTTCATCGATCATAATTAATACTGGAAAATAA